The Cydia amplana chromosome 21, ilCydAmpl1.1, whole genome shotgun sequence genome includes a window with the following:
- the LOC134658123 gene encoding uncharacterized protein LOC134658123, producing the protein MSLIVVEDDSSDELAAVSVVEQAKEVPENRIMNKASAQDLTMDERSYDDAKTVDTADNNDGEEKPLLELMKNLISNYGKQDTRVTNDQLVGILKKEFHLNHANMPFISVDIYMNVLKKFLNTWPQWNEVDPVMHENRCMDAHEEIKKRLDIEYKSLKEYLATVLKATEPFAREVAQKLKRSQEIPHPSRAVPGNVVVEINCTRNQLNKLFFINPHLEYNNTINSHVPSKIYLNQQTFQSMLNSCYVNFTINMACFEYRREMLPHFKHKLVNKKPRQFQREPKLNTRLQSLKNTKTEGDVARKDLKLLIEKIQHSNRYSTEQQQDFEMLFKTINKDLNVLPASYNNGRVEIPCAFRFHMSKYPYVRHLHEEVDAESDKYDLQLEQKISPMLCFHISRVSLVTRPKNFYSNWLQLQCSTCQTKYEGIQGIEELKAHFREAHQYEPNWNCSHCGKELAAAQLATAGWHHRCTNIGSP; encoded by the exons aTGTCACTTATTGTGGTCGAGGACGACTCGTCTGACGAGCTCGCTGCAGTGTCTGTAGTCGAGCAAGCCAAAGAAGTACCCGAAAACAGGATTATGAATAAAGCGAGCGCACAAGATTTGACCATGGATGAGAGGTCTTACGACGATGCAAAGACCGTGGACACTGCTGATAATAATGATGGTGAAG AAAAACCGCTCCTAGAACTAATGAAGAACCTAATAAGCAACTACGGCAAGCAGGACACCAGAGTGACCAACGATCAGCTCGTCGGCATCCTCAAGAAAGAGTTCCACCTTAACCACGCGAACATGCCCTTTATTAGTGTGGATATATATATGAACGTGTTGAAGAAGTTCTTGAACACTTGGCCGCAGTGGAATGAAGTTGATCCC GTCATGCATGAAAACCGCTGTATGGATGCCCATGAAGAGATAAAAAAAAGGCTGGACATAGAATACAAATCACTAAAGGAATACCTCGCCACCGTTTTGAAAGCGACTGAACCTTTCGCTAGAGAAGTGGCCCAAAAACTAAAAAGAAGCCAAGAAATACCCCATCCCAGCCGAGCGGTCCCCGGCAACGTTGTTGTAGAGATAAATTGTACAAGAAATCAATTAAATAAACTTTTCTTTATAAATCCACATCTAGAATACAATAACACGATCAATTCTCATGTACcatcaaaaatatatcttaaccAACAAACTTTTCAATCAATGCTGAATTCCTGCTACgttaattttactataaatATGGCGTGCTTTGAATATAGAAGAGAAATGCTACcacatttcaaacataaacTTGTAAATAAGAAACCAAGACAGTTTCAACGGGAGCCGAAATTGAACACTCGTTTACAATCAttgaaaaatacaaaaacagaaGGGGACGTAGCTAGGAAAGACTTAAAATTACTTATAGAGAAAATACAGCATtcaaatagatacagtacagagcAGCAACAGGATtttgaaatgttatttaaaactattaataaagatttaaatgtgTTGCCAGCGTCATACAATAATGGTAGAGTGGAAATACCATGTGCATTTAGATTTCATATGAGCAAATATCCATATGTGAGACATTTACATGAAGAAGTTGATGCTGAATCGGACAAGTATGATCTGCAGTTAGAACAAAAGATTTCACCGATGCTGTGCTTCCATATAtccag GGTTAGCCTGGTGACCAGGCCGAAGAACTTTTACAGCAACTGGCTGCAGCTCCAGTGTTCCACCTGTCAGACGAAATACGAGGGCATCCAGGGAATTGAGGAATTGAAGGCACATTTTAG GGAAGCGCATCAATACGAGCCTAACTGGAACTGCAGCCACTGCGGCAAGGAGTTGGCGGCCGCGCAGCTGGCAACCGCCGGTTGGCATCATCGGTGCACTAACATTGGTTCCCCCTGA